From Coffea arabica cultivar ET-39 chromosome 2e, Coffea Arabica ET-39 HiFi, whole genome shotgun sequence, the proteins below share one genomic window:
- the LOC113733325 gene encoding uncharacterized protein isoform X1 gives MRKNNFLQEEDNHLEMTRARFLKLECIFLLGVSNVLKRHGELAERLSRDSDKMIFERLQREFEAAIASQTQEISLDGEQWNDGLLATIRERVHMEAERKAMQLPGDTSMLHGLPFHDKITYKVANKIICCLEGARIGIQYETTFAGEPCELFHCVLESKSFLEKMTVLEHTVPFFLPIREAENEFLSSNAMKFIDHVGDLLQAYVDRREQVRLIKELYGNQIKELYHSLPYHMVEFLLDDYDCKVTVSLRYADLVSILPTGVSVLAWPMHRNFMNKKGGGPLGSKTIPERLSYAEDALRTMSLPEAYAEIVLNLPHTLQEIYPHNASS, from the exons atgagaaagaat AATTTTCTGCAAGAGGAGGATAATCACTTGGAGATGACTCGGGCTAGAT TTCTGAAATTGGAATGCATTTTTCTTCTTGGAGTCTCAAATGTGCTTAAAAGGCATGGAGAATTAGCAGAACGCCTGTCTAG GGACTCTGATAAGATGATATTTGAGCGTTTGCAGAGAGAATTTGAAGCTGCTATTGCTTCTCAAACTCAAG AAATTTCTTTAGATGGTGAGCAGTGGAATGATGGATTATTGGCTACAATAAGGGAGCGG GTTCATATGGAGGCTGAAAGAAAGGCAATGCAATTGCCAGGGGATACAAGCATGTTGCATGGTCTTCCTTTTCATGATAAAATCACTTACAAAGTTGCAAACAAG ATTATCTGTTGTTTGGAAGGAGCAAGGATCGGCATACAGTATGAGACAACATTTGCAG GAGAACCCTGTGAATTGTTCCACTGTGTGCTTGAAAGCAAGTCATTTCTTGAAAAGATGACTGTCCTTGAGCATACAGTACCTTTTTTCCTACCAATACGTGAAGCTGAAAATGAGTTTCTCTCTTCAAATGCGATG AAATTCATAGATCATGTAGGAGATCTATTGCAGGCCTATGTTGATAGGCGTGAACAG GTTCGCCTTATCAAGGAATTATACGGAAATCAAATCAAAGAACTTTACCATAGTCTTCCGTACCACATGGTTGAATTTTTGCTTGACGATTATGATTG TAAGGTGACGGTAAGTCTTAGATATGCAGATCTTGTCTCTATACTTCCAACTGGAGTCAGTGTCCTGGCATGGCCAATGCACAGGAATTTCATGAACAAGAAGGGAGGCGGACCATTAGGGAGTAAAACCATTCCAGAAAGGCTGTCTTATGCAGAGGATGCTTTACGAACCATGAGTTTACCTGAAG CTTACGCAGAGATTGTTTTGAACCTCCCTCATACTCTGCAGGAGATATATCCGCACAATGCTTCTTCATAA
- the LOC113733325 gene encoding uncharacterized protein isoform X2, producing the protein MRKNNFLQEEDNHLEMTRARFLKLECIFLLGVSNVLKRHGELAERLSRDSDKMIFERLQREFEAAIASQTQEISLDGEQWNDGLLATIRERVHMEAERKAMQLPGDTSMLHGLPFHDKITYKVANKIICCLEGARIGIQYETTFAGEPCELFHCVLESKSFLEKMTVLEHTVPFFLPIREAENEFLSSNAMKFIDHVGDLLQAYVDRREQLPFLVVFRFALSRNYTEIKSKNFTIVFRTTWLNFCLTIMIDLVSILPTGVSVLAWPMHRNFMNKKGGGPLGSKTIPERLSYAEDALRTMSLPEAYAEIVLNLPHTLQEIYPHNASS; encoded by the exons atgagaaagaat AATTTTCTGCAAGAGGAGGATAATCACTTGGAGATGACTCGGGCTAGAT TTCTGAAATTGGAATGCATTTTTCTTCTTGGAGTCTCAAATGTGCTTAAAAGGCATGGAGAATTAGCAGAACGCCTGTCTAG GGACTCTGATAAGATGATATTTGAGCGTTTGCAGAGAGAATTTGAAGCTGCTATTGCTTCTCAAACTCAAG AAATTTCTTTAGATGGTGAGCAGTGGAATGATGGATTATTGGCTACAATAAGGGAGCGG GTTCATATGGAGGCTGAAAGAAAGGCAATGCAATTGCCAGGGGATACAAGCATGTTGCATGGTCTTCCTTTTCATGATAAAATCACTTACAAAGTTGCAAACAAG ATTATCTGTTGTTTGGAAGGAGCAAGGATCGGCATACAGTATGAGACAACATTTGCAG GAGAACCCTGTGAATTGTTCCACTGTGTGCTTGAAAGCAAGTCATTTCTTGAAAAGATGACTGTCCTTGAGCATACAGTACCTTTTTTCCTACCAATACGTGAAGCTGAAAATGAGTTTCTCTCTTCAAATGCGATG AAATTCATAGATCATGTAGGAGATCTATTGCAGGCCTATGTTGATAGGCGTGAACAG CTCCCTTTTCTTGTGGTTTTCAGGTTCGCCTTATCAAGGAATTATACGGAAATCAAATCAAAGAACTTTACCATAGTCTTCCGTACCACATGGTTGAATTTTTGCTTGACGATTATGATTG ATCTTGTCTCTATACTTCCAACTGGAGTCAGTGTCCTGGCATGGCCAATGCACAGGAATTTCATGAACAAGAAGGGAGGCGGACCATTAGGGAGTAAAACCATTCCAGAAAGGCTGTCTTATGCAGAGGATGCTTTACGAACCATGAGTTTACCTGAAG CTTACGCAGAGATTGTTTTGAACCTCCCTCATACTCTGCAGGAGATATATCCGCACAATGCTTCTTCATAA
- the LOC113733325 gene encoding uncharacterized protein isoform X4 yields the protein MRKNNFLQEEDNHLEMTRARFSNVLKRHGELAERLSRDSDKMIFERLQREFEAAIASQTQEISLDGEQWNDGLLATIRERVHMEAERKAMQLPGDTSMLHGLPFHDKITYKVANKIICCLEGARIGIQYETTFAGEPCELFHCVLESKSFLEKMTVLEHTVPFFLPIREAENEFLSSNAMKFIDHVGDLLQAYVDRREQVRLIKELYGNQIKELYHSLPYHMVEFLLDDYDCKVTVSLRYADLVSILPTGVSVLAWPMHRNFMNKKGGGPLGSKTIPERLSYAEDALRTMSLPEAYAEIVLNLPHTLQEIYPHNASS from the exons atgagaaagaat AATTTTCTGCAAGAGGAGGATAATCACTTGGAGATGACTCGGGCTAGAT TCTCAAATGTGCTTAAAAGGCATGGAGAATTAGCAGAACGCCTGTCTAG GGACTCTGATAAGATGATATTTGAGCGTTTGCAGAGAGAATTTGAAGCTGCTATTGCTTCTCAAACTCAAG AAATTTCTTTAGATGGTGAGCAGTGGAATGATGGATTATTGGCTACAATAAGGGAGCGG GTTCATATGGAGGCTGAAAGAAAGGCAATGCAATTGCCAGGGGATACAAGCATGTTGCATGGTCTTCCTTTTCATGATAAAATCACTTACAAAGTTGCAAACAAG ATTATCTGTTGTTTGGAAGGAGCAAGGATCGGCATACAGTATGAGACAACATTTGCAG GAGAACCCTGTGAATTGTTCCACTGTGTGCTTGAAAGCAAGTCATTTCTTGAAAAGATGACTGTCCTTGAGCATACAGTACCTTTTTTCCTACCAATACGTGAAGCTGAAAATGAGTTTCTCTCTTCAAATGCGATG AAATTCATAGATCATGTAGGAGATCTATTGCAGGCCTATGTTGATAGGCGTGAACAG GTTCGCCTTATCAAGGAATTATACGGAAATCAAATCAAAGAACTTTACCATAGTCTTCCGTACCACATGGTTGAATTTTTGCTTGACGATTATGATTG TAAGGTGACGGTAAGTCTTAGATATGCAGATCTTGTCTCTATACTTCCAACTGGAGTCAGTGTCCTGGCATGGCCAATGCACAGGAATTTCATGAACAAGAAGGGAGGCGGACCATTAGGGAGTAAAACCATTCCAGAAAGGCTGTCTTATGCAGAGGATGCTTTACGAACCATGAGTTTACCTGAAG CTTACGCAGAGATTGTTTTGAACCTCCCTCATACTCTGCAGGAGATATATCCGCACAATGCTTCTTCATAA
- the LOC113733325 gene encoding uncharacterized protein isoform X3 has translation MRKNNFLQEEDNHLEMTRARFLKLECIFLLGVSNVLKRHGELAERLSRDSDKMIFERLQREFEAAIASQTQEISLDGEQWNDGLLATIRERVHMEAERKAMQLPGDTSMLHGLPFHDKITYKVANKIICCLEGARIGIQYETTFAGEPCELFHCVLESKSFLEKMTVLEHTVPFFLPIREAENEFLSSNAMKFIDHVGDLLQAYVDRREQVRLIKELYGNQIKELYHSLPYHMVEFLLDDYDCKVTVSLRYADLVSILPTGVSVLAWPMHRNFMNKKGGGPLGSKTIPERLSYAEDALRTMSLPEGDISAQCFFIISQLHHCRER, from the exons atgagaaagaat AATTTTCTGCAAGAGGAGGATAATCACTTGGAGATGACTCGGGCTAGAT TTCTGAAATTGGAATGCATTTTTCTTCTTGGAGTCTCAAATGTGCTTAAAAGGCATGGAGAATTAGCAGAACGCCTGTCTAG GGACTCTGATAAGATGATATTTGAGCGTTTGCAGAGAGAATTTGAAGCTGCTATTGCTTCTCAAACTCAAG AAATTTCTTTAGATGGTGAGCAGTGGAATGATGGATTATTGGCTACAATAAGGGAGCGG GTTCATATGGAGGCTGAAAGAAAGGCAATGCAATTGCCAGGGGATACAAGCATGTTGCATGGTCTTCCTTTTCATGATAAAATCACTTACAAAGTTGCAAACAAG ATTATCTGTTGTTTGGAAGGAGCAAGGATCGGCATACAGTATGAGACAACATTTGCAG GAGAACCCTGTGAATTGTTCCACTGTGTGCTTGAAAGCAAGTCATTTCTTGAAAAGATGACTGTCCTTGAGCATACAGTACCTTTTTTCCTACCAATACGTGAAGCTGAAAATGAGTTTCTCTCTTCAAATGCGATG AAATTCATAGATCATGTAGGAGATCTATTGCAGGCCTATGTTGATAGGCGTGAACAG GTTCGCCTTATCAAGGAATTATACGGAAATCAAATCAAAGAACTTTACCATAGTCTTCCGTACCACATGGTTGAATTTTTGCTTGACGATTATGATTG TAAGGTGACGGTAAGTCTTAGATATGCAGATCTTGTCTCTATACTTCCAACTGGAGTCAGTGTCCTGGCATGGCCAATGCACAGGAATTTCATGAACAAGAAGGGAGGCGGACCATTAGGGAGTAAAACCATTCCAGAAAGGCTGTCTTATGCAGAGGATGCTTTACGAACCATGAGTTTACCTGAAG GAGATATATCCGCACAATGCTTCTTCATAATCTCTCAACTTCATCACTGTAGAGAACGCTGA
- the LOC113733325 gene encoding uncharacterized protein isoform X8, producing MDSDKMIFERLQREFEAAIASQTQEISLDGEQWNDGLLATIRERVHMEAERKAMQLPGDTSMLHGLPFHDKITYKVANKIICCLEGARIGIQYETTFAGEPCELFHCVLESKSFLEKMTVLEHTVPFFLPIREAENEFLSSNAMKFIDHVGDLLQAYVDRREQVRLIKELYGNQIKELYHSLPYHMVEFLLDDYDCKVTVSLRYADLVSILPTGVSVLAWPMHRNFMNKKGGGPLGSKTIPERLSYAEDALRTMSLPEAYAEIVLNLPHTLQEIYPHNASS from the exons at GGACTCTGATAAGATGATATTTGAGCGTTTGCAGAGAGAATTTGAAGCTGCTATTGCTTCTCAAACTCAAG AAATTTCTTTAGATGGTGAGCAGTGGAATGATGGATTATTGGCTACAATAAGGGAGCGG GTTCATATGGAGGCTGAAAGAAAGGCAATGCAATTGCCAGGGGATACAAGCATGTTGCATGGTCTTCCTTTTCATGATAAAATCACTTACAAAGTTGCAAACAAG ATTATCTGTTGTTTGGAAGGAGCAAGGATCGGCATACAGTATGAGACAACATTTGCAG GAGAACCCTGTGAATTGTTCCACTGTGTGCTTGAAAGCAAGTCATTTCTTGAAAAGATGACTGTCCTTGAGCATACAGTACCTTTTTTCCTACCAATACGTGAAGCTGAAAATGAGTTTCTCTCTTCAAATGCGATG AAATTCATAGATCATGTAGGAGATCTATTGCAGGCCTATGTTGATAGGCGTGAACAG GTTCGCCTTATCAAGGAATTATACGGAAATCAAATCAAAGAACTTTACCATAGTCTTCCGTACCACATGGTTGAATTTTTGCTTGACGATTATGATTG TAAGGTGACGGTAAGTCTTAGATATGCAGATCTTGTCTCTATACTTCCAACTGGAGTCAGTGTCCTGGCATGGCCAATGCACAGGAATTTCATGAACAAGAAGGGAGGCGGACCATTAGGGAGTAAAACCATTCCAGAAAGGCTGTCTTATGCAGAGGATGCTTTACGAACCATGAGTTTACCTGAAG CTTACGCAGAGATTGTTTTGAACCTCCCTCATACTCTGCAGGAGATATATCCGCACAATGCTTCTTCATAA
- the LOC113733325 gene encoding uncharacterized protein isoform X5 produces MTRARFLKLECIFLLGVSNVLKRHGELAERLSRDSDKMIFERLQREFEAAIASQTQEISLDGEQWNDGLLATIRERVHMEAERKAMQLPGDTSMLHGLPFHDKITYKVANKIICCLEGARIGIQYETTFAGEPCELFHCVLESKSFLEKMTVLEHTVPFFLPIREAENEFLSSNAMKFIDHVGDLLQAYVDRREQVRLIKELYGNQIKELYHSLPYHMVEFLLDDYDCKVTVSLRYADLVSILPTGVSVLAWPMHRNFMNKKGGGPLGSKTIPERLSYAEDALRTMSLPEAYAEIVLNLPHTLQEIYPHNASS; encoded by the exons ATGACTCGGGCTAGAT TTCTGAAATTGGAATGCATTTTTCTTCTTGGAGTCTCAAATGTGCTTAAAAGGCATGGAGAATTAGCAGAACGCCTGTCTAG GGACTCTGATAAGATGATATTTGAGCGTTTGCAGAGAGAATTTGAAGCTGCTATTGCTTCTCAAACTCAAG AAATTTCTTTAGATGGTGAGCAGTGGAATGATGGATTATTGGCTACAATAAGGGAGCGG GTTCATATGGAGGCTGAAAGAAAGGCAATGCAATTGCCAGGGGATACAAGCATGTTGCATGGTCTTCCTTTTCATGATAAAATCACTTACAAAGTTGCAAACAAG ATTATCTGTTGTTTGGAAGGAGCAAGGATCGGCATACAGTATGAGACAACATTTGCAG GAGAACCCTGTGAATTGTTCCACTGTGTGCTTGAAAGCAAGTCATTTCTTGAAAAGATGACTGTCCTTGAGCATACAGTACCTTTTTTCCTACCAATACGTGAAGCTGAAAATGAGTTTCTCTCTTCAAATGCGATG AAATTCATAGATCATGTAGGAGATCTATTGCAGGCCTATGTTGATAGGCGTGAACAG GTTCGCCTTATCAAGGAATTATACGGAAATCAAATCAAAGAACTTTACCATAGTCTTCCGTACCACATGGTTGAATTTTTGCTTGACGATTATGATTG TAAGGTGACGGTAAGTCTTAGATATGCAGATCTTGTCTCTATACTTCCAACTGGAGTCAGTGTCCTGGCATGGCCAATGCACAGGAATTTCATGAACAAGAAGGGAGGCGGACCATTAGGGAGTAAAACCATTCCAGAAAGGCTGTCTTATGCAGAGGATGCTTTACGAACCATGAGTTTACCTGAAG CTTACGCAGAGATTGTTTTGAACCTCCCTCATACTCTGCAGGAGATATATCCGCACAATGCTTCTTCATAA
- the LOC113733325 gene encoding uncharacterized protein isoform X6, which yields MTRARFSNVLKRHGELAERLSRDSDKMIFERLQREFEAAIASQTQEISLDGEQWNDGLLATIRERVHMEAERKAMQLPGDTSMLHGLPFHDKITYKVANKIICCLEGARIGIQYETTFAGEPCELFHCVLESKSFLEKMTVLEHTVPFFLPIREAENEFLSSNAMKFIDHVGDLLQAYVDRREQVRLIKELYGNQIKELYHSLPYHMVEFLLDDYDCKVTVSLRYADLVSILPTGVSVLAWPMHRNFMNKKGGGPLGSKTIPERLSYAEDALRTMSLPEAYAEIVLNLPHTLQEIYPHNASS from the exons ATGACTCGGGCTAGAT TCTCAAATGTGCTTAAAAGGCATGGAGAATTAGCAGAACGCCTGTCTAG GGACTCTGATAAGATGATATTTGAGCGTTTGCAGAGAGAATTTGAAGCTGCTATTGCTTCTCAAACTCAAG AAATTTCTTTAGATGGTGAGCAGTGGAATGATGGATTATTGGCTACAATAAGGGAGCGG GTTCATATGGAGGCTGAAAGAAAGGCAATGCAATTGCCAGGGGATACAAGCATGTTGCATGGTCTTCCTTTTCATGATAAAATCACTTACAAAGTTGCAAACAAG ATTATCTGTTGTTTGGAAGGAGCAAGGATCGGCATACAGTATGAGACAACATTTGCAG GAGAACCCTGTGAATTGTTCCACTGTGTGCTTGAAAGCAAGTCATTTCTTGAAAAGATGACTGTCCTTGAGCATACAGTACCTTTTTTCCTACCAATACGTGAAGCTGAAAATGAGTTTCTCTCTTCAAATGCGATG AAATTCATAGATCATGTAGGAGATCTATTGCAGGCCTATGTTGATAGGCGTGAACAG GTTCGCCTTATCAAGGAATTATACGGAAATCAAATCAAAGAACTTTACCATAGTCTTCCGTACCACATGGTTGAATTTTTGCTTGACGATTATGATTG TAAGGTGACGGTAAGTCTTAGATATGCAGATCTTGTCTCTATACTTCCAACTGGAGTCAGTGTCCTGGCATGGCCAATGCACAGGAATTTCATGAACAAGAAGGGAGGCGGACCATTAGGGAGTAAAACCATTCCAGAAAGGCTGTCTTATGCAGAGGATGCTTTACGAACCATGAGTTTACCTGAAG CTTACGCAGAGATTGTTTTGAACCTCCCTCATACTCTGCAGGAGATATATCCGCACAATGCTTCTTCATAA
- the LOC113733325 gene encoding uncharacterized protein isoform X7, which yields MDSDKMIFERLQREFEAAIASQTQEISLDGEQWNDGLLATIRERVHMEAERKAMQLPGDTSMLHGLPFHDKITYKVANKIICCLEGARIGIQYETTFAGEPCELFHCVLESKSFLEKMTVLEHTVPFFLPIREAENEFLSSNAMKFIDHVGDLLQAYVDRREQVRLIKELYGNQIKELYHSLPYHMVEFLLDDYDCKVTVSLRYADLVSILPTGVSVLAWPMHRNFMNKKGGGPLGSKTIPERLSYAEDALRTMSLPEAYAEIVLNLPHTLQEIYPHNASS from the exons AT GGACTCTGATAAGATGATATTTGAGCGTTTGCAGAGAGAATTTGAAGCTGCTATTGCTTCTCAAACTCAAG AAATTTCTTTAGATGGTGAGCAGTGGAATGATGGATTATTGGCTACAATAAGGGAGCGG GTTCATATGGAGGCTGAAAGAAAGGCAATGCAATTGCCAGGGGATACAAGCATGTTGCATGGTCTTCCTTTTCATGATAAAATCACTTACAAAGTTGCAAACAAG ATTATCTGTTGTTTGGAAGGAGCAAGGATCGGCATACAGTATGAGACAACATTTGCAG GAGAACCCTGTGAATTGTTCCACTGTGTGCTTGAAAGCAAGTCATTTCTTGAAAAGATGACTGTCCTTGAGCATACAGTACCTTTTTTCCTACCAATACGTGAAGCTGAAAATGAGTTTCTCTCTTCAAATGCGATG AAATTCATAGATCATGTAGGAGATCTATTGCAGGCCTATGTTGATAGGCGTGAACAG GTTCGCCTTATCAAGGAATTATACGGAAATCAAATCAAAGAACTTTACCATAGTCTTCCGTACCACATGGTTGAATTTTTGCTTGACGATTATGATTG TAAGGTGACGGTAAGTCTTAGATATGCAGATCTTGTCTCTATACTTCCAACTGGAGTCAGTGTCCTGGCATGGCCAATGCACAGGAATTTCATGAACAAGAAGGGAGGCGGACCATTAGGGAGTAAAACCATTCCAGAAAGGCTGTCTTATGCAGAGGATGCTTTACGAACCATGAGTTTACCTGAAG CTTACGCAGAGATTGTTTTGAACCTCCCTCATACTCTGCAGGAGATATATCCGCACAATGCTTCTTCATAA
- the LOC113733329 gene encoding uncharacterized protein At4g00950, with protein sequence MEPDTSSTPKLPLFSMATVQSPEHSGMLTPPLYTSASVPFRWEEEPGKPRPCTALITLPTSTTTESPRCLDLPPRLFLEPSKITKTPSPTTVLEGPYVLGRPKFTSSSFRFFRERQGSFDSSSSKSPERGQLSSMVLGKKLHKGRGLFGSWRQKTPKFRSGKREAGGSCSFVHPSSVSGDGADTGSDDGNIPRVKIGRIRRNGSFSSLSQAKSQFWAAVYEGFKQVLPWKSRKSKKGVL encoded by the exons ATGGAACCTGATACCAGTTCCACACCAAAGCTTCCTCTATTCTCAATGGCAACCGTGCAATCACCTGAGCATTCAGGTATGCTAACCCCACCTCTATACACCTCAGCTTCAGTTCCATTTAGGTGGGAGGAAGAGCCCGGAAAACCTAGACCCTGCACCGCTCTCATCACTCTTCCCACCAGCACCACCACAGAGTCCCCCAGGTGCTTAGACCTGCCCCCTAGGCTATTCTTGGAGCCCAGCAAGATTACAAAAACACCCTCCCCCACCACAGTGCTGGAGGGCCCTTATGTGTTGGGCAGGCCTAAGTTCACCTCATCCTCATTCAGATTCTTCAGGGAGCGACAAGGGTCATTTGACAGTAGTAGCAGTAAGAGTCCCGAGAGAGGTCAACTCAGTAGTATGGTACTTGGCAAGAAACTGCACAAGGGAAGAGGACTCTTCGGTTCCTGGAGGCAAAAGACACCTAAATTTAGGTCTGGAAAGAGGGAAGCTGGGGGAAGTTGTAGCTTCGTCCATCCATCTTCAGTCTCAGGAGATGGTGCAGACACTGGAAGTGATGATGGCAATATTCCCAGGGTTAAGATTGGGAGAATAAGAAGAAATGGAAGCTTTTCAAGTCTCTCTCAAGCCAAGTCTCAATTTTGG GCTGCAGTGTACGAGGGCTTTAAGCAAGTGCTTCCGTGGAAGAGCAGAAAATCAAAGAAAGGAGTTCTGTAG
- the LOC140037128 gene encoding uncharacterized protein, with amino-acid sequence MPVMEKLKMFVVQEPVVAASCLIGGIGLFLPAVVRPILDSFESSKQVPQPVLSDVVAGMTGKK; translated from the exons ATGCCGGTGATGGAGAAGCTGAAAATGTTCGTGGTCCAAGAGCCCGTCGTTGCCGCATCTTGCCTCATCGGCGGCATTG GTCTCTTTCTTCCAGCAGTGGTGAGGCCTATACTAGACTCCTTTGAATCATCGAAGCAGGTCCCTCAACCTGTTTTGAGTGAT GTGGTTGCTGGTATGACTGGTAAAAAGTAA
- the LOC140037129 gene encoding uncharacterized protein, with protein MAVAEARAAWQRTVNRCLVQEDAKRAPKLAYCPLASPFVREVEVGPANAAEAQDISSVAFPPFNRSTSFSNLSPNSKWWLQLPSNYRHQRGLTDEQLNCTDSEMETFHGRTSSALKMPESEDGSALFYDSIETESFVDSDLRILSTGLKKDTEVGDKDLTPMNKLNPQCSPKLEDVGDLYERAEIGTYGCTVSKKKNELFPDSESPWIGDEKIGPWWRTADQDELALLVSRGSFGLIENCDLPQPQNTCVEREAFVDLCCFDHDRACISPIDPKHPGCHHDLIVHKQSSIASQSDCQKQRLSVDEQLQCSTITSLRDSSNQDAILRSIASDSDSSKAQLLEALRHSQTRAREAEKAAKQAYAEKEHVVKLVFKQASQLFAYKQWFQLMQLENLCYQIKNNKGQPISTLFPVMLPWVPQKTRKLRKNWQKAARGKRAKRGRPRSDISRYAVVFALGLSLVGAGLLLGWTVGWMLPTF; from the exons ATGGCAGTTGCAGAAGCAAGGGCTGCTTGGCAGAGAACGGTTAATCGCTGCTTGGTCCAAGAAGATGCTAAGCGAGCTCCTAAATTAGCTTACTGCCCACTAGCGTCACCCTTTGTCAGAGAGGTTGAAGTGGGACCTGCAAATGCTGCTGAGGCACAGGACATTTCCAGTGTAGCTTTCCCCCCTTTCAATCGGAGCACTTCATTTTCTAATTTGTCGCCAAACTCAAAATGGTGGCTGCAGCTTCCATCAAATTATAGGCATCAAAGGGGTTTAACAGATGAACAATTAAACTGCACAGATTCAGAAATGGAAACTTTCCATGGTCGTACAAGCTCAGCCCTTAAAATGCCAGAAAGTGAGGATGGCAgtgcattgttttatgactcgatAGAGACTGAATCTTTTGTTGATTCTGATTTAAGAATCCTTAGCACTGGTCTAAAGAAGGATACTGAAGTCGGAGACAAGGACTTGACACCTATGAATAAGCTGAATCCCCAATGTTCTCCTAAGCTTGAGGATGTAGGGGATTTGTATGAAAGAGCAGAGATAGGTACATATGGTTGTACAGtttccaagaaaaaaaatgaactgTTTCCTGATTCTGAATCGCCTTGGATTGGAGATGAGAAAATTGGGCCATGGTGGCGCACAGCTGACCAAGATGAACTGGCTTTATTGGTTTCACGGGGATCTTTTGGACTTATTGAAAATTGTGATCTTCCCCAGCCTCAGAACACGTGTGTTGAGAGGGAAGCTTTTGTTGATCTATGCTGTTTTGATCATGATAGGGCTTGTATCTCTCCTATAGATCCAAAACATCCTGGATGTCATCATGATTTAATTGTCCATAAGCAGAGTAGCATTGCATCGCAAAGTGATTGTCAAAAACAGCGGTTGTCAGTTGATGAGCAATTGCAGTGTTCTACTATTACATCATTAAG AGATAGCTCAAATCAAGATGCTATACTTAGAAGCATTGCATCTGATAGCGATTCCAGTAAGGCTCAACTACTGGAAGCTCTGCGCCATTCTCAAACACGTGCAAGGGAAGCTGAGAAGGCTGCAAAGCAAGCATATGCAGAGAAAGAGCATGTAGTCAAGCTTGTTTTCAAACAGGCATCTCAACTATTTGCTTACAAGCAGTGGTTTCAACTTATGCAACTAGAGAATCTCTGCTATCAGATTAAAAACAACAAAGGCCAGCCAATTTCAACTCTTTTTCCTGTCATGTTGCCCTGGGTGCCTCAGAAGACCAGAAAATTGCGGAAGAATTGGCAGAAAGCCGCCAGGGGAAAAAGGGCCAAGAGGGGACGTCCTAGAAGTGACATAAGCAGATATGCAGTAGTTTTTGCATTAGGATTGAGTCTTGTTGGTgctggtttactcttgggatgGACTGTTGGGTGGATGTTACCGACATTTTGA